From Bacillus sp. SM2101, a single genomic window includes:
- a CDS encoding nitrate reductase subunit alpha, producing MSKKKLPLLKKLTYFGKTTELTDHSELSPYDRETEKYYRRRWQHDKVVRSTHGVNCTGSCSWKIHVKDGIITWETQQTDYPSTGPDMPEYEPRGCPRGASFSWYIYSPLRVRYPYVRSSLIKLWRQAMKENSNAIDAWASIIEDPDKERRYKSTRGKGGFVRTSWDEVNTLIAAQLLYTINKYGPDRIFGFSPIPAMSMVSHAGGARFLSLIGGANLSFYDWYADLPPASPQVWGEQTDVPESSDWYNSSYLLIWGSNVPQTRTPDSHFMVEARYRGTKVVSISPDYAEYVKFADHWLAVNPGMDAALAMAMTHVILKEFYVDKNTPYFDNYAKMYTDLPFLIKLEKKGESYVATRFLRASDIGKNVTHAEWKPVVIDSETNQLLIPNGTIGHRWEDKGNWNLNLQQPSEDGQSISPLLTLLNKEDELLSISIPYFDENEKATLERTIPVRIVSDGDGQVQYVTTVFDLLLAKTGVSRNLPGDYPTNYDDPKPYTPAWQEDKTGINKEVVAQIAREFAQNAIDSNGRSMIIMGSGINHWYHSDVIYRAVLNLVLLTGSQGVNGGGWAHYVGQEKVRPLEGWQTVATARDWGGPPRLQNGTSFFYFATEQWRYEDQSVADHISPTIDKPRYEHLADYNALAARLGWLPSYPQFQENTIHLYKKANAKTNDEAVKYVVENLKNGKLKFAIENPSNPANFPRSLIVWRANLLGSSAKGHEYFLKHLLGTHHGSLSVENDELHTAEVDSQEVSAEGKLDLLVNIDFRMTGTGLYSDIVLPAATWYEKYDISSTDMHPFVHPFNPAIAPPWESKSDWDTFKNLAEKFSELAKEIFPEPTKDIVATPLLHDTKDEISQLFGQIPDWKHDDVEPEPGVNLPRIHVVEREYTKVYEKYIALGGVIKNSIGAKGIGWDAKEEYEKLKAINGVARQTKDYKDCPSLYTDRNVAETILTLSSTTNGSLAMKAWDVMEKKTGQQLKDLAIERAEEHISFDEITAQPQKVISSPVFSGTETGNRRYSPFTTNVERLIPWRTLTGRQHFYLDHETIIEFGEELPTFKAPLRKLTFLDQDHRPNHGNEIELRYLTPHFKWSYHSTYGDTLPMLTLFRGGPHVWLNHEDANHAGINDNDWLEMYNRNGVVVARAVTSHRLPRGVAYMYHVQDRTINVPGSPTTKLRGGTFNSPTRIHIKPTQMIGGYAQLSYGFNYYGPTGNQRDEMVMIRRLEKGEVNWLES from the coding sequence ATGAGTAAAAAGAAGCTCCCACTTCTAAAGAAACTTACATATTTCGGGAAAACAACTGAGCTTACAGACCACAGTGAACTATCACCATATGATAGGGAAACGGAGAAATACTATCGTAGAAGGTGGCAGCATGACAAAGTAGTTCGGTCCACACATGGTGTGAATTGTACTGGCTCTTGTAGCTGGAAAATACATGTAAAAGACGGGATTATCACGTGGGAAACTCAACAAACTGATTATCCTTCAACAGGCCCTGATATGCCTGAATATGAACCAAGAGGCTGTCCTAGAGGGGCTAGTTTTTCATGGTATATATATAGTCCTTTAAGAGTGAGGTACCCATATGTAAGGAGCAGTCTTATTAAATTATGGCGGCAGGCAATGAAGGAGAATTCCAATGCTATTGATGCTTGGGCGAGTATTATCGAAGATCCTGACAAGGAAAGGCGATATAAATCTACAAGAGGAAAGGGTGGGTTCGTTCGTACCTCATGGGACGAAGTAAATACACTTATCGCTGCACAGTTATTATATACAATTAACAAGTATGGACCAGATAGAATTTTTGGCTTTTCCCCGATTCCAGCTATGTCAATGGTTAGTCACGCAGGCGGTGCACGATTTTTATCATTAATAGGTGGTGCCAACCTTAGTTTTTATGATTGGTATGCTGACCTTCCTCCAGCATCACCACAAGTATGGGGTGAACAAACAGACGTACCGGAAAGTTCAGATTGGTACAATTCTAGTTATTTACTAATTTGGGGCTCTAATGTACCACAAACTAGAACCCCTGACTCACATTTTATGGTAGAAGCGAGATATAGAGGAACGAAAGTCGTCTCAATTAGTCCTGATTATGCTGAATACGTTAAATTTGCAGACCATTGGTTGGCTGTTAACCCAGGCATGGATGCTGCCTTAGCAATGGCAATGACTCATGTCATACTTAAGGAATTCTACGTCGACAAAAATACGCCTTATTTCGATAACTACGCAAAAATGTATACTGATCTCCCTTTCTTAATCAAGCTTGAAAAAAAAGGAGAATCCTATGTAGCTACTCGTTTCTTAAGGGCTAGTGATATTGGAAAGAATGTAACTCATGCTGAATGGAAGCCGGTCGTTATAGATAGTGAAACTAACCAACTTCTTATACCTAATGGAACAATAGGACATCGTTGGGAGGATAAAGGTAACTGGAATCTTAACTTACAACAGCCATCAGAAGATGGACAGTCCATTTCACCATTATTAACGCTTCTTAATAAAGAAGATGAACTGCTTTCGATATCAATTCCTTATTTTGATGAAAATGAGAAAGCCACGCTTGAACGGACTATACCTGTAAGAATAGTTAGTGATGGAGATGGCCAAGTTCAATATGTGACAACTGTATTTGATCTATTACTAGCAAAAACAGGCGTAAGTCGTAATTTACCAGGAGATTATCCAACAAATTATGATGATCCAAAGCCATATACCCCAGCTTGGCAGGAAGATAAAACGGGAATTAACAAAGAGGTTGTTGCACAAATTGCAAGAGAGTTTGCGCAAAATGCAATTGATTCAAATGGTCGATCCATGATTATTATGGGTTCTGGAATTAACCATTGGTATCATTCAGATGTCATTTATCGAGCGGTGCTAAATCTTGTATTGCTCACTGGATCTCAAGGCGTGAATGGTGGGGGATGGGCTCATTATGTAGGGCAAGAGAAGGTGAGGCCATTAGAAGGCTGGCAAACCGTTGCAACTGCACGTGATTGGGGTGGACCACCACGCTTACAAAACGGCACATCATTTTTTTACTTTGCAACGGAGCAGTGGAGGTATGAGGATCAGTCAGTTGCTGACCATATCTCTCCAACGATTGATAAACCAAGATATGAACATTTAGCAGATTATAATGCGTTAGCGGCTAGATTAGGGTGGCTACCCTCTTATCCACAATTTCAGGAAAATACTATACATCTTTATAAAAAAGCAAACGCAAAGACAAATGATGAAGCTGTGAAGTATGTTGTAGAAAATTTAAAGAACGGCAAACTTAAGTTTGCTATTGAAAATCCGAGTAATCCTGCTAACTTTCCTAGGTCATTAATTGTATGGCGCGCTAATTTATTAGGCAGTTCTGCTAAAGGTCATGAGTATTTTTTGAAACACCTCTTAGGAACACATCATGGCTCTTTAAGTGTTGAAAATGATGAATTACATACTGCTGAAGTCGATAGCCAAGAAGTTTCAGCTGAAGGGAAACTCGATTTGTTAGTTAATATAGATTTTCGCATGACTGGAACGGGGTTGTATTCGGATATTGTCCTGCCTGCTGCTACTTGGTATGAGAAATATGATATTAGTAGCACAGACATGCATCCATTCGTACACCCATTTAATCCAGCAATAGCACCCCCTTGGGAAAGTAAATCTGATTGGGATACATTCAAAAATTTGGCGGAAAAATTTTCTGAATTAGCAAAAGAGATTTTTCCAGAGCCAACGAAAGATATTGTTGCAACACCTTTATTACATGATACGAAAGATGAAATTTCACAATTATTTGGGCAAATACCTGATTGGAAGCATGATGATGTAGAACCAGAGCCTGGCGTAAATTTACCTCGTATTCATGTTGTAGAACGGGAGTACACAAAGGTATATGAGAAATATATTGCATTAGGTGGTGTAATTAAGAACAGCATTGGTGCTAAAGGTATTGGTTGGGATGCAAAGGAAGAGTATGAAAAGTTAAAAGCAATAAATGGTGTAGCAAGACAAACAAAGGATTACAAAGATTGTCCAAGTCTGTATACGGATCGAAATGTAGCTGAAACGATTCTAACGTTGTCCAGTACAACGAACGGCTCTCTTGCAATGAAAGCATGGGATGTCATGGAGAAGAAAACTGGGCAGCAGTTAAAAGATTTGGCAATCGAACGAGCAGAAGAGCACATTTCCTTTGATGAAATTACTGCTCAGCCTCAAAAAGTCATTTCATCACCAGTATTTAGCGGCACAGAGACTGGAAATAGACGTTATTCACCTTTTACGACAAATGTAGAACGTCTCATACCATGGAGAACATTAACGGGTAGACAACATTTCTATTTAGACCATGAAACCATAATAGAATTTGGTGAAGAACTACCTACATTTAAAGCACCTCTTCGTAAATTAACATTTTTAGATCAAGATCACAGGCCGAATCACGGTAATGAAATTGAGTTGCGTTATTTAACACCGCATTTCAAATGGTCATATCACAGTACTTATGGTGATACGTTACCGATGCTTACGTTATTTAGAGGTGGTCCACACGTCTGGCTTAATCATGAAGATGCCAATCATGCAGGGATTAACGACAACGATTGGCTAGAGATGTATAACAGAAATGGTGTCGTAGTTGCCCGAGCAGTTACGAGTCACCGTTTGCCTAGAGGGGTAGCTTATATGTATCACGTCCAGGACAGAACGATTAATGTGCCAGGTTCACCAACTACGAAGTTGCGAGGAGGAACATTTAACAGTCCAACGAGAATTCATATTAAACCTACACAAATGATTGGTGGGTATGCTCAGCTAAGCTATGGCTTTAATTATTACGGCCCAACAGGTAATCAGCGAGATGAAATGGTCATGATCCGCAGGCTAGAGAAGGGTGAGGTGAACTGGCTTGAAAGTTAA
- a CDS encoding hemerythrin domain-containing protein, with product MSGPSLRKLDAHQSIHEGAVTEGKELLDMLVKLYKDDQHQYAQTVAKVLVEHWETRTIAHADSEEEGFYVDLLNKNPNLKESLTMLKRDHDLLRILVTDVKDMLKNEGLTEEVIDHFKAILIVLDIHNHDEEILLS from the coding sequence ATGTCAGGACCATCATTAAGAAAATTGGACGCCCATCAATCAATTCATGAAGGAGCAGTCACTGAGGGGAAAGAGTTACTTGATATGCTAGTGAAGTTATATAAAGACGACCAACACCAATACGCACAAACTGTTGCAAAAGTGCTAGTTGAACATTGGGAAACTAGAACGATCGCTCACGCAGATTCTGAAGAGGAAGGATTTTATGTTGATCTTCTTAATAAGAATCCAAATTTAAAAGAATCATTAACTATGTTAAAGCGAGACCATGACTTGTTACGAATATTAGTAACGGACGTAAAAGACATGCTAAAAAACGAAGGGTTAACTGAAGAAGTGATTGACCATTTTAAAGCTATATTAATTGTTTTGGATATACATAATCATGATGAGGAGATACTTTTGTCTTAA
- a CDS encoding MFS transporter has translation MARITNWEPENEDFWEREGRRHARRNLWISIPALLLAFVVWQIWSVVAVRLNDVGFSFTQSELFTLAALPGLTGATFRIFFTFMPGIVGGKNWTVISTALLLLPTVGIGIAVNNPETSFTMMATLAALCGIGGGNFSSSMANINPFYPKKERGAALGLNAGIGNLGVSVVQFLTPIVITASIIGTFTGTSQTLDNGETIWIQNAAFVWVVPIIIITLAAVVGMDNLPGTKQSFKEQAIIFKRKHTWIMTWLYTMCFGSFIGYAAAFPLLIQNEFAEQNAVGLAFLGPLIGAAVRPVGGWISDKIGSGALITFWDIIIMIIATIGVIYFLQIHHFTGFLIMFLILFFTTGIANGSTFRMVPFIFPAKESSPVLGFIAAIAAYGAFLIPKIFGWSIDTTGSANFALYIFLVYYAISLIICWYYYSRKNAEIKC, from the coding sequence ATGGCTAGAATTACGAATTGGGAACCAGAAAATGAAGATTTTTGGGAGCGCGAAGGTCGAAGACATGCTCGAAGAAATTTATGGATATCCATCCCTGCCCTACTACTAGCATTTGTTGTTTGGCAAATATGGTCAGTCGTTGCTGTCAGATTAAATGATGTAGGCTTTTCTTTTACCCAATCTGAATTATTTACGTTGGCAGCCCTTCCTGGATTAACAGGAGCAACGTTTCGTATATTTTTTACTTTTATGCCTGGAATTGTTGGTGGAAAAAATTGGACAGTCATTAGCACAGCGCTTTTGCTTTTACCAACTGTAGGAATTGGCATTGCAGTCAACAATCCAGAAACGTCCTTTACAATGATGGCAACTTTAGCAGCATTATGTGGTATCGGTGGTGGGAATTTTTCTTCATCCATGGCAAATATTAATCCATTTTATCCTAAAAAAGAGCGAGGGGCGGCTTTGGGATTAAATGCTGGTATTGGTAACCTAGGTGTTAGTGTCGTGCAATTTCTCACTCCAATCGTCATAACAGCAAGCATTATTGGGACTTTTACTGGGACATCGCAAACATTAGACAATGGTGAAACCATTTGGATTCAAAATGCAGCGTTCGTCTGGGTAGTTCCGATTATTATCATAACACTAGCTGCGGTAGTCGGCATGGACAACTTACCGGGAACAAAACAATCATTTAAGGAACAAGCTATTATATTCAAAAGAAAGCACACTTGGATTATGACTTGGTTGTATACGATGTGCTTTGGATCATTTATTGGATATGCCGCTGCTTTTCCATTGTTAATTCAAAATGAATTTGCCGAACAAAATGCAGTCGGGTTAGCATTTTTAGGGCCATTAATCGGAGCAGCAGTCCGTCCAGTAGGAGGGTGGATATCAGACAAAATAGGCAGTGGTGCACTTATTACATTTTGGGACATTATTATTATGATTATTGCTACGATAGGTGTAATATACTTCTTACAAATTCATCATTTTACCGGATTTTTAATCATGTTTCTTATACTATTCTTTACTACGGGAATAGCAAATGGCTCTACTTTCCGTATGGTTCCTTTTATTTTCCCAGCAAAAGAGTCCTCACCAGTGTTAGGTTTTATTGCAGCAATCGCAGCTTACGGTGCATTTTTAATCCCAAAAATATTTGGCTGGTCAATTGACACAACGGGCTCTGCCAATTTTGCTTTATATATATTTCTTGTATATTACGCGATCAGCTTAATAATTTGCTGGTATTATTATTCTCGAAAAAATGCTGAAATTAAATGTTAA
- a CDS encoding MFS transporter, whose product MKPSELMKFQNKQIRVLHFTWIAFFISFFTWFNMAPLATTMVQSVGWLTDDHLAALAIINVALTVPARIVVGMLLDKYGPRIVFSALLIIMAFPTFVFAFGNSWMQLFVSRLVLSGIGASFVIGIRIISEWFPPKKVGFAEGFYAGFGNFGSAAAAVLLPWIAIQIIGGDNGWRYAIAYTGVICLIYGIIYFFIVTDTPEGKKFLRSEKIAAMQVSSWGDLIQLIIWTIPLVGVLGLLAWRLKNLNFIPQNTLYVIYVILLIVLTYQIIQILRVNIPLLKSKETTSGGYRFKNVAALNTTYFANFGAELAIVSMLPTFFLTTFSLTPTTAGLIASSFAFVNLFARPLGGWISDHVRSRKLIMLAYMFGISIGLLGMAFINSSWPIVLAVTITVLTSMFIQGAEGATFAVIPFIKRKMTGQISGMAGAYGNVGAVVYLTLLTFVTPRQFFIILSVGALLSFIYCMFALEEPKDSHGDEYTAET is encoded by the coding sequence ATGAAACCTAGTGAATTAATGAAGTTTCAAAACAAACAAATTCGAGTATTACATTTTACGTGGATAGCTTTTTTCATTTCTTTTTTTACGTGGTTTAATATGGCACCTCTAGCCACAACGATGGTCCAATCTGTAGGATGGTTGACAGATGATCACCTCGCGGCATTAGCTATTATAAACGTTGCTCTAACTGTCCCAGCAAGAATAGTTGTTGGGATGTTACTTGACAAATATGGACCTAGAATCGTTTTTTCTGCCTTACTCATTATCATGGCTTTTCCTACCTTTGTTTTTGCATTCGGAAATTCATGGATGCAGCTTTTCGTATCTCGACTAGTTTTAAGTGGTATTGGTGCAAGCTTTGTCATTGGAATTCGAATCATTTCCGAATGGTTCCCTCCAAAAAAAGTTGGCTTTGCAGAAGGCTTTTACGCTGGATTTGGCAATTTTGGTTCGGCTGCAGCTGCTGTTCTGTTGCCTTGGATAGCTATACAAATTATCGGCGGTGACAACGGCTGGAGATATGCAATTGCTTATACAGGCGTTATTTGCCTCATCTATGGTATCATTTATTTCTTTATCGTAACTGACACACCTGAAGGCAAAAAATTTCTTCGATCAGAAAAAATAGCAGCAATGCAAGTAAGCTCTTGGGGTGATTTAATTCAATTAATTATTTGGACAATTCCATTAGTCGGTGTTTTGGGATTACTCGCATGGCGATTAAAAAATTTAAACTTCATTCCGCAAAATACCTTATATGTTATTTATGTTATTCTGCTCATTGTACTCACTTATCAAATCATTCAAATATTAAGAGTAAATATACCTTTGCTAAAATCAAAGGAAACAACATCAGGAGGCTATCGCTTTAAAAATGTCGCTGCTCTTAACACAACTTATTTTGCAAACTTCGGTGCTGAATTAGCAATCGTCTCGATGTTACCAACTTTTTTCTTAACAACATTCTCTTTAACCCCGACAACAGCGGGATTAATAGCCTCATCTTTTGCATTTGTTAATTTATTTGCACGGCCGTTAGGTGGATGGATATCTGATCATGTTAGAAGTAGAAAGCTAATCATGCTCGCTTATATGTTTGGAATATCCATAGGGTTACTTGGGATGGCATTTATCAACTCAAGTTGGCCTATTGTTCTGGCTGTTACCATCACTGTTTTAACCTCTATGTTTATCCAAGGAGCAGAAGGAGCTACTTTTGCCGTAATCCCTTTTATTAAACGTAAAATGACTGGCCAAATTTCCGGCATGGCAGGTGCTTATGGAAATGTAGGAGCCGTTGTCTACTTAACATTACTCACTTTCGTTACTCCTAGACAATTTTTTATTATTCTGTCTGTAGGTGCATTACTAAGTTTTATATATTGCATGTTTGCTTTAGAAGAGCCAAAAGATTCCCATGGTGATGAATATACAGCTGAAACATAG